The genomic region ATCGTCCCAGTTATTAAAAACGCAGATCAAAAATCATTATTGCAAATTTCTAAAGAAATTAAAGATAAAGCATTTCGTTCAAAATCAAAAAAAATACAACCAGAAGAAATCGAAAATAGCACTTTTACTGTTTCCAATTTAGGAATGTATGGAATCGAATCTTTTACTTCGATTATTAATACACCTAATACATCCATATTATCTGTAGGATCGATTATGACACGTCCAGTCATTAAAAATTATAAAATTGAAATAGGAAATGTAATGAAAATTACATTATCTTGTGATCATAGAATTATAGATGGAGCTATAGGAAGTGAATATATTCATTCTCTTAGAAATTTTTTAGAAGATCCTATAACTCTATTATTTTAATTTTTATTTATTATTCTTTTAATCCATGAAAAAAAAATAGGCAATAAAAATACAGAAAAAGTAAATAAAGAAAACATTTTTTCTGAAAATAAAAATGAAAATGAATTAGGAATATATTTTTTTGAAAAAAAAACAAGTTTAATTCCGAGAATAATAATGACAAAAAAGGCTGAATGTTTCAATTCAGGATATTTTTCCATTAGTTGAACAAAAAATTTTGCAATCAATCTCATTGATAAAATACCTATACATACACCTAAAAAAATTAATATAAAGTTTTCTGATAAAGCAACAGAAGCAAAAATATTATCAATAGAAAAAGCTAAATCCATTATTTCTATCATAACAATGACTTTCCAAAAAGAATCTTGTGTTTTTCCTTTTTTGAAATGATTTGATGTATAATTTTTTTTGTAAAAAAAATGATTCAATCCAATGAAAATCAAGTATATCCCTCCTAATAGTTTTAACCACCATATTTGGATTAATATAGAACTAAATAATAGACATAAACTACGGAAAAAATAAGCACCAATAATTCCATATTTTATAGCTTTTTTTCTATATTCTTTTTTAATATTTATAATCATAGAAGCCAGCATAGCTGCATTATCTATAGACAAAATACTTTCTATTAGAAATAAATTTCCTATAATAGAAATTGATGAAACAGGATGGTTGATAATTTCTGTAAAATATTTTACAATATTCATTTTAAAAGCTTTGTAAAGCCATTAACTTACTATAAGTTCCTTTTTTTGAAATCAAAGTATCATGATTTCCTTGTTCTATGATTTTTCCTTTTTCTAACACAATAATATGATCTGCCTTTTTTATCAAGTAAGAAGATAATTTGTGAGCTATGACAAGGGATGTTTTATTTCTCATTATTTTATTTAATGTTTTTTGAACTTTAATTTCAGATTCTGTATCTAAGGAAGAAGTCGCTTCATCTAAAATCATAATTGGAGGATTTTTAAATACAACTCTAGCTATACTAATTCTTTGTTTTTGACCTAAGGATAATTTATTTCCATTGTAGCCTATAATTGTATCATACCCTTTTGGTAGTTTTTTTATAAAACAGTGTGCATTAGCAATTTTAGCTGCTTGTATAACGGAATTGGTTGATATTTTTTTTTCTTCTCCTAATGCTATATTATTGAAAATCGAATCATTAAAAAGAACTGGTTCTTGAGTTACAATACCCAATAATTTTCTGTAGTCTTTAATTTTTAAATATTTAATGTTAGTTCCATCTATCGTAATTTTTCCAGATGTTACATCATAAAAATTGGCTAATAAATTAGCAATAGTAGATTTCCCACTACCAGATCTCCCAACTAAAACTATACTTTTTCCTTTTTTTAAAGAAAAACTTAAATTTTTAATCAATATCAATTTTTTATAACTCAATGATACATTTTGAAATGAAATTTCATTTTTAAAATGAAAAATAGATTTATATCTAATTTCTTCATTTGAAATAGATTTAGTATTTAGTATTTCCACAATACGTTCTGCTGCTGCCCTTCCTTTTTGTATATTGGATATAGAATTTACCAAACTTTTCGCGGGGTTAATTATTTGAAAAAATAGACCTATAAAAGGAAAAAGTGTTTCTGGGGACATTCCTTTTTTTTCCAAAAAGAGTTTTCCTCCATACCAAATAATTAAAATCATTATAATCGAACCTAAAAATTCACTCATAGGGGAGGCTAATTCTTTTTTTCTATTAACACGAGCAGAAAGAATTTTTTGATATTCAGAAACATCTTCAAAACGTTTTTGCATTTTGTTTTCAGCGTTGAAAACATTTATAATTTTAGTAGAGTTTAAAGTTTCTTCTATAATAGAAAATAATCTACCCAATTGATTTTGAGCTCCTCTTGCATCTTCTTTTAAACTATTTCCTATAATAGATAAAAAAGCCCCCATTAAAGGAAGTAATAGAAAAACAAATAATGTTAATTGATAACTCATCAAAAATAAAGTTAGTAAATGAAAAGAAACCATAATAGGAGAACTAATTAAATTAGCCAAAGAACCAACAATAGAAACCTCTACTTCATTTACATCATTGGATAGTCTGGACATTAAGTCTCCATTTCTTTTATTTGATAAAAAAATTATGGGAATAGAAAGTATTTTTTTGTGAAAATCGTTTCGAAT from Blattabacterium cuenoti harbors:
- a CDS encoding DUF475 domain-containing protein, with product MNIVKYFTEIINHPVSSISIIGNLFLIESILSIDNAAMLASMIINIKKEYRKKAIKYGIIGAYFFRSLCLLFSSILIQIWWLKLLGGIYLIFIGLNHFFYKKNYTSNHFKKGKTQDSFWKVIVMIEIMDLAFSIDNIFASVALSENFILIFLGVCIGILSMRLIAKFFVQLMEKYPELKHSAFFVIIILGIKLVFFSKKYIPNSFSFLFSEKMFSLFTFSVFLLPIFFSWIKRIINKN
- a CDS encoding ABC transporter ATP-binding protein produces the protein MNALKKILAYSKPYKYHYIINILCNFLYSLFSVISIISISPVLSILLESSKYKNKTTFFNSFDIFFDFIVNYFHGYIEILSYKYGKINTLAILCVFIIFIFLIRNIFRYLAEYFLIGIKTSIVRNIRNDFHKKILSIPIIFLSNKRNGDLMSRLSNDVNEVEVSIVGSLANLISSPIMVSFHLLTLFLMSYQLTLFVFLLLPLMGAFLSIIGNSLKEDARGAQNQLGRLFSIIEETLNSTKIINVFNAENKMQKRFEDVSEYQKILSARVNRKKELASPMSEFLGSIIMILIIWYGGKLFLEKKGMSPETLFPFIGLFFQIINPAKSLVNSISNIQKGRAAAERIVEILNTKSISNEEIRYKSIFHFKNEISFQNVSLSYKKLILIKNLSFSLKKGKSIVLVGRSGSGKSTIANLLANFYDVTSGKITIDGTNIKYLKIKDYRKLLGIVTQEPVLFNDSIFNNIALGEEKKISTNSVIQAAKIANAHCFIKKLPKGYDTIIGYNGNKLSLGQKQRISIARVVFKNPPIMILDEATSSLDTESEIKVQKTLNKIMRNKTSLVIAHKLSSYLIKKADHIIVLEKGKIIEQGNHDTLISKKGTYSKLMALQSF